The Diaminobutyricimonas aerilata nucleotide sequence TCGGGGTCGTCGTGCCCTTCCTCACCGGCGATTCGCTGCTGTTCGCCGCGGGCATCGTGGCGGCGACGAACGACGACGTGTCGATCTGGGTGCTCTGCATCGGGGTCGCGATCGCCGCGATCGCCGGCGACCAGGTCGGCTTCGTGCTCGGCCGGCGGTACGGACGCCCGTACCTGCTGCGTCGCCGCAGCCGCTTCGTGCGGGCCGCGGTCGAGCGCACGGAGCGGCTGTACGAGCTGTTCGGATGGTGGTCGGTCGTGGTCGGCAGGTACGTGCCGTGGGTGCGGGTCTTCGTCGCCCCCGTCGCGGGCATCGGCGGCATGGCGTACTGGCGCTTCGTCACGGCGAACGTCGTGGGCGCGGTGACCTGGGGTGTGCTCATCACCGCGGTCGGCTACTGGGCCGCGACCGTG carries:
- a CDS encoding DedA family protein, which encodes MPAVPTSAQTLGDQLAGMIADAGPVLFYLVVWGLVFCGTALFVGVVVPFLTGDSLLFAAGIVAATNDDVSIWVLCIGVAIAAIAGDQVGFVLGRRYGRPYLLRRRSRFVRAAVERTERLYELFGWWSVVVGRYVPWVRVFVAPVAGIGGMAYWRFVTANVVGAVTWGVLITAVGYWAATVPATRPIAYAVAGVVIAASVIAGVRAWRADRRARATEPDPVAD